Proteins from one Pontibacter korlensis genomic window:
- a CDS encoding winged helix-turn-helix transcriptional regulator: protein MEVTNAENQKVKVLEKIEEIVAGNPLADNCCPIKDIMGRFGDKWSVYTILMLGRKQRLRFNELKGLISGISQRMLTVTLRSLEEDGLVARTIYTEIPPRVEYELTELGQSLLLKLLDLADWAKQNSQQIMKARKRYASKGAPNTSSEV from the coding sequence ATGGAAGTAACTAATGCTGAAAACCAGAAGGTTAAGGTTCTGGAAAAAATAGAGGAAATTGTAGCAGGCAATCCTTTGGCAGATAATTGCTGCCCCATAAAAGACATCATGGGCCGCTTTGGAGACAAGTGGTCAGTTTATACCATTCTGATGCTGGGACGCAAACAGAGGTTGAGGTTTAATGAGTTGAAAGGCTTGATATCGGGTATATCTCAACGCATGCTTACGGTAACGCTGCGCTCCCTGGAAGAGGATGGTTTAGTTGCCAGAACGATTTATACAGAAATACCTCCAAGAGTAGAGTATGAGCTGACTGAGTTAGGACAGAGCCTGCTACTGAAACTGCTCGACCTGGCTGATTGGGCGAAGCAGAATTCACAGCAGATTATGAAGGCGCGTAAACGCTACGCCTCGAAAGGAGCACCTAACACCAGTAGTGAAGTATAA